GCGAACCAGGTGTATAGCCATGCATTGCCTTCCATATAACCAGGGCCATTCCAACCGCCTTCGGTACCCATTCGGAAAGGATCAAAATCGTCGGCCCAACTACCGTCCTTGTGCCTTCTCCTTAGATAGCCTGTCTCTTTATCAAAAAGGTTTTTGTAATTGCCGGACCGCTCCAAAAAGAATTTGGCATCCCTTTTTTTGCCCAATGCCAGGCCAAATTGGCCAAGGCACCAATCATCGAAGGCGTATTCCATGGTATTGGAGGCCGCTCCCGTTTCCTCCGGTACGTAGCCATATTCCATGTAGTCCTTCATGTGCCTGTTTCCCGCAACCCCTCCACAGGGATGTTCGATGCCCGGTGTCGTGTAATCGTGTTTTATCATTTCGAACACCTCTTCCGGATTAAATTGTGCTATCCCTTTCTGATAGGCGCTAATGAGAAGGGCGTTTTGGTGCTGTGCGCCCATGATGGGGGAATATTCAAGTCCGACAGGAGCCTCGGGAATCCAACCGCCGTGCCGCTGAAGTTCTATCAACGAATTGGCAAAGGAATTCGCATATTCAGGTGCGACCAAGGTCCATAAAGGAAATAGATTCCATTGGGTGCCCCAAAGCGCATCGCTGCTATAGACAGCTTTGGCGGGAGCCTGGACCGTTTGCACGTTCTCGCACATATCGACATATTCGCCGTTGACATCGCTCATGAGGTTTTTGCCCGTAAACGAGCGGTAGAAATTGGTGTAGAACTTTTCTTTGTCCTCTTCCTTTCCTTTTACTTCGACCACGCTTAAAAGGTCGTTCCATTCCTTTTTTGCATGGGCCACGACTTTATCGAAATCATAATCCAGGGATCCCAGTTCCGATTCCAGGTTCATTGCGGCATTTTCGAGACTGACGAACGAAAGCCCCGTGGATGTGACTACCTGTTCTCCTTCCGACGTTTCAAAATGCAGCACTATGCCGCTTTGCGCCTTGCCCGAAAAGGTGCCGATATCTTTGGTCAACTCGCATTCCCTTCGCCATTGCACCCCGTAGTTCACGTCTTTTCCTGTATAGGGTTCGTATTGCCACCCGTCCATGCCCTTGATTTTTTTGTTGAACTTTGACCTAAAATAGACCGTGGTGTTGTCCGCATATCCATTTTTAAAGGTAATCGCCCCCTCGATTTCCGTATCGCTTATCTTTTTGAAACCCACATCCAATATCTCGGTCAGCTCCTCTGTGGGCGAATCGAAATCAAGGAGGAGGTAACTTTTATCCGATTTTGGGAACGTACTTCGTATCATCCCGCATCGTTTTGT
This window of the Maribacter cobaltidurans genome carries:
- a CDS encoding GH92 family glycosyl hydrolase, producing MKKYYWILLFLLAAQVGLGQKSPNDYVNVFTGTSNSRWMLFPGPTMPFGMVKLSPDNQANVWNGGYEYAISSISGFSHVHGMSLSGVSFMPFVGDLFFGEEYPKLFPGTADGPFGNMWTAGYRSRYTKESEKGSPGYYSVHLLDHKVTVELTATKRCGMIRSTFPKSDKSYLLLDFDSPTEELTEILDVGFKKISDTEIEGAITFKNGYADNTTVYFRSKFNKKIKGMDGWQYEPYTGKDVNYGVQWRRECELTKDIGTFSGKAQSGIVLHFETSEGEQVVTSTGLSFVSLENAAMNLESELGSLDYDFDKVVAHAKKEWNDLLSVVEVKGKEEDKEKFYTNFYRSFTGKNLMSDVNGEYVDMCENVQTVQAPAKAVYSSDALWGTQWNLFPLWTLVAPEYANSFANSLIELQRHGGWIPEAPVGLEYSPIMGAQHQNALLISAYQKGIAQFNPEEVFEMIKHDYTTPGIEHPCGGVAGNRHMKDYMEYGYVPEETGAASNTMEYAFDDWCLGQFGLALGKKRDAKFFLERSGNYKNLFDKETGYLRRRHKDGSWADDFDPFRMGTEGGWNGPGYMEGNAWLYTWFAPQDLPGLMKLMGKDEFNRRLEEGFEKGHVDLTNQPNLQAPFLFNYSGKPWLTQRYSRMVANKFFSTSPYSAWLGEEDEGQMGAFYCLLSMGLFEMKGGCSVEPYYDLSSPVFDEMIIHLDRNYYQGKKFVIRTQNNSPENDYIRSISLNGKIIDEPRLMHKDIVSGGELVISLGDTPDMEYWR